The proteins below are encoded in one region of Penaeus chinensis breed Huanghai No. 1 chromosome 25, ASM1920278v2, whole genome shotgun sequence:
- the LOC125038651 gene encoding probable glutamate receptor — MALTGSHLRVAAGLWVPFVMFEDHEDGTFTTTGLLIDLMDIFASKLNFTYSVLKSVDGEWGRLHPNGSATGMIGMCQRKEADMALGPFSITYMRSQVIDYSVPLYIDSFGIFLPRPYRERDLTGFVKPFGWEVWATLLILLSTSMGLGAIINWLSVRWSLPGTRSLAQGGKTKPIFQPSWILKTLLMEPLSALPTSLTGRVFMGTWMVVSLILSSAYQGILTSLLAVPKVEVPVDSLQDLLDYGRMPWSVEYGTALHQLFGDAKSGFYKKIHDGSFLVTSSFEERERMKRERFAILCDFFSMKLIMSDDYGRTGECSYYIAKEVIWSASMAFVFQKDSAVAKHFNRWIVMMRESGLVDRYLQEATTNVTACMVPPGEEAGKGSSLVLSFLDLGGVFLFMFGGAALGIVLFVAEKISEKFHGSPK; from the exons ATGGCCCTCACCGGCTCTCACCTCCGCGTGGCCGCCGGGCTGTGGGTTCCCTTCGTCATGTTCGAGGATCATGAGGACGGGACCTTCACCACCACGGGGCTCCTCATAGACCTCATGGACATCTTCGCCAGCAAACTCAACTTCAC ATATTCGGTGTTGAAATCCGTGGACGGCGAATGGGGCCGACTGCACCCCAACGGCTCGGCGACGGGGATGATTGGCATGTGTCagaggaag GAGGCGGACATGGCCCTGGGTCCCTTCAGCATTACCTACATGAGGTCCCAAGTGATAGATTACTCGGTGCCACTCTACATAGATAGCTTCGGAATCTTTCTGCCGCGgccctacagagagagagacctgacGGGGTTTGTGAAGCCCTTTGGCTGGGAG GTCTGGGCGACTCTGCTGATTCTCCTCTCGACGAGCATGGGTCTGGGTGCCATCATTAACTGGCTCTCCGTCCGCTGGTCTCTCCCTGGCACTCGGTCCCTGGCCCAAGGCGGCAAGACCAAGCCGATCTTCCAGCCCAGTTGGATCTTGAAGACGCTCCTCATGGAAC CTTTGTCAGCGTTGCCAACTTCCCTCACCGGACGTGTCTTCATGGGAACCTGGATGGTGGTCTCTCTCATCCTGAGCTCGGCCTATCAAGGGATTCTAACCTCTCTGTTAGCTGTGCCGAAGGTCGAAGTTCCTGTAGACTCCTTGCAGGATCTCCTAGACTATGGCAGGATGCCTTGGTCTGTCGAGTATGGCACTGCCTTGCACCAGCTGTTCGGA GATGCAAAATCAGGCTTCTACAAGAAGATTCACGATGGCAGCTTCCTAGTAACTAGCAGCTTcgaagagcgagagcgaatgaAAAGAGAACGATTTGCTATTCTCTGTGATTTCTTCTCCATGAAGTTG ATTATGAGTGACGATTACGGCAGGACGGGCGAATGCAGTTATTACATCGCCAAGGAAGTGATCTGGTCAGCATCCATGGCCTTTGTCTTTCAGAAGGACAGTGCTGTCGCCAAACACTTCAATAGATG GATAGTGATGATGCGCGAGTCAGGGCTGGTGGACCGCTACCTGCAGGAAGCCACAACCAACGTGACGGCGTGCATGGTGCCGCCGGGCGAGGAGGCGGGCAAGGGCAGCTCCCTCGTGCTGTCTTTCCTGGATCTGGGGGGCGTCTTTCTCTTCATGTTTGGAG GCGCAGCTCTCGGCATCGTCTTGTTCGTTGCAGAGAAGATTAGTGAGAAGTTCCACGGAAGTCCCAAGTAA